In Thunnus albacares chromosome 10, fThuAlb1.1, whole genome shotgun sequence, a single window of DNA contains:
- the LOC122990506 gene encoding cyclic nucleotide-gated cation channel-like produces the protein MTGPVQDAHRLSVKTWTEEESDRADSTISRGQSMCDDTSSELQRMAAIDRRDINSQNSFRGRGALSRIVGMVMTLREWAQKSLAEETERPDSFLERFRGPAHMDIQAPPSRFSHSHTGSDTDNELRRTRRTRRKCNILVLSPSDDAYYHWLMVIGPAVFYNWTLLVVRACFDELQMKNVLVWLVLDYVCDGVYILDIAVRLHTGFLDQGLMVKDVRRLRETYVRTLQCKLDICSILPTDLLYLTIGTSYTPLLRFNRLLRLPRLFEFFERTETRTGYPNAFRICKLVLYILVIIHWNACGYYSFSKVLGLGSDSWVYPNASDPEFGSLTRSYIYCLYWSTLTLTTIGETPPPVRDEEYLFLIFDFLVGVLIFASIVGNVGAMISNMNATRATFQSRVDSLKHYMHFRHVSKVLEQRVIRWFDYLWTNQKTIDEQEVLRSLPNKLRAEIAINVHLDTLKKVRIFQDCEAGLLVELVLKLRPQVFSPGDYICRKGDVGKEMYIIKDGRLAVVGEDGVTQLAVLTAGSCFGEISILNISGSKMGNRRTANIRSLGYSDLFCLSKQDLMEALQEFPHARAQLEQRGRDILQKEGLLEEVNVSAGEELQEKVERLETSLDRLQTCLARLQSEFNSSQQRLKQRITALEHNVTTVVTGSGFLSDADGNESTSGGDGVRSEINIQL, from the exons atgaCAGGTCCGGTGCAGGATGCACACAGGCTATCTGTGAAAACatggacagaggaggagagtgacCGAGCTGACAGCACAATtagcag AGGACAGTCGATGTGTGATGACACTTCTTCAGAGCTACAGAGAATGGCGGCCATTGACAGGAGAGATATTAACTCCCAGAATTCCTTTCGTGGGCGAGGTGCTCTGTCCAG GATTGTTGGTATGGTGATGACTCTGAGAGAATGGGCTCAAAAGAGTTTGGCTGAAGAGACCGAGAGGCCAGATTCGTTTTTGGAACGTTTCAGAGGCCCCGCCCACATGGACATACAGGCCCCGCCCAGCAGGTTCAGCCACAGCCACACTGGCTCTGATACAGATAACGAACTCAGACGCACCAGACGCAc gAGGAGGAAGTGTAATATCCTTGTCTTATCACCATCTGATGATGCGTACTACCATTGGCTGATGGTGATTGGTCCTGCAGTTTTTTATAACTGGACCCTGCTGGTCGTCAG GGCCTGTTTTGATGAGCTCCAGATGAAGAACGTGTTGGTGTGGCTGGTGCTGGACTATGTCTGTGATGGAGTCTACATCCTGGATATAGCTGTTCGTCTTCACACAG GTTTCTTGGATCAGGGCTTGATGGTGAAAGATGTTCGGCGTTTGAGAGAAACCTACGTTCGAACCCTACAGTGTAAACTTGACATCTGCTCCATCCTCCCAACTGATCTGCTGTACCTGACCATTGGAACCAGCTACACTCCTCTTCTTCGATTCAACCGACTGCTACGCCTGCCACGTCTGTTTGAGTTCTTTGAACGTACTGAAACACGAACGGGCTACCCCAATGCTTTCCGCATCTGTAAACTGGTTCTGTACATCCTGGTGATCATCCACTGGAACGCCTGTGGATACTACAGCTTCTCCAAAGTCCTGGGACTGGGATCAGATTCTTGGGTTTATCCCAACGCGTCGGACCCAGAGTTCGGCTCTCTGACTAGAAGTTACATATACTGCCTGTACTGGTCCACTCTGACACTAACTACCATTGGAGAGACACCACCTCCTGTTAGAGATGAAGAGTATCTGTTCCTGATATTTGACTTTTTG GTTGGAGTTCTGATTTTTGCCTCAATTGTGGGCAATGTTGGAGCCATGATTTCCAATATGAATGCCACAAGAGCCACCTTTCAGAGCCGTGTAGATTCACTGAAACACTACATGCACTTCAGACATGTGAGCAAGGTGCTAGAGCAGCGCGTCATTCGCTGGTTTGACTACCTCTGGACCAATCAGAAGACAATAGATGAACAGGAAGTGCTAAGGAGCCTGCCCAATAAACTGAGAGCAGAGATTGCTATTAATGTTCACCTGGACACACTGAAGAAG gtTCGTATTTTCCAGGACTGTGAGGCAGGCCTCCTGGTAGAGTTAGTGCTAAAACTTCGACCGCAGGTCTTCAGTCCTGGAGACTACATCTGTAGAAAG GGAGACGTAGGTAAGGAGATGTATATAATTAAAGATGGCCGTCTGGCGGTGGTCGGGGAGGATGGAGTCACCCAGTTAGCTGTTCTGACGGCAGGAAGTTGCTTTGGAGAAATCAGCATCCTTAACATTAGTGGCAGCAAGATGGGGAACCGGCGTACAGCTAATATTCGCAGTCTGGGATACTCAGACCTCTTCTGCCTTTCCAAACAAGACCTGATGGAGGCGCTTCAAGAGTTCCCCCACGCCAGGGCCCAGCTGGAGCAGAGGGGGCGGGACATCCTGCAGAAGGAGGGGCTTCTGGAGGAAGTCAATGTGTCTGCAGGGGAGGAGCTCCaggagaaggtggagaggtTGGAAACCAGTCTGGATCGGCTACAG ACTTGTTTGGCCCGTCTGCAAAGTGAGTTCAACTCTTCCCAGCAGCGACTGAAACAGCGAATCACAGCCCTCGAACACAACGTCACCACAGTGGTCACAGGCAGCGGTTTTCTTTCAGACGCTGATGGCAATGAGAGTACCTCTGGTGGTGATGGCGTGCGCAGTGAAATTAACATCCAGCTCTGA
- the LOC122990388 gene encoding calnexin-like, producing MEISCVLLGVMLVASVTPVSAAAQPGFIETLLLATHQRPWLWSVYVFTVGLPIILFISFMWPDKRFGPPDQQYYYKKSDDAQPDDPESSQQTESMDIKGKANRAVSRKRDVHGNQRKSDLDLKDH from the exons atGGAGATCAGCTGTGTGTTGCTGGGTGTAATGCTGGTTGCTAGTGTGACACCAGTGTCGGCTGCAGCACAG CCTGGTTTCATAGAGACCCTTCTATTGGCCACCCATCAGCGTCCCTGGCTCTGGAGTGTCTATGTCTTCACCGTTGGACTTCCTATCATTCTTTTCATTAGCTTCATGTGGCCTGACAAG aGATTTGGGCCCCCTGATCAACAATATTACTATAAGAAGTCTGATGATGCTCAACCAGATGATCCTGAGTCCTCACAGCAGACAGAATCAATGGATATTAAAG GAAAGGCTAACAGAGCGGTGTCGAGAAAGAGAGACGTTCATGGGAACCAGAGGAAGTCTGACTTAGATCTGAAG gatcaCTGA
- the fgl1 gene encoding fibrinogen-like protein 1 yields the protein MQGPLVLLTGLLVITACSRSLCASNSCQEEVARLQEREKLLKSQLQKQELLLHRLQLPNKPGNKDQTRADQSQDTQYTDCSQLFSSGSKSSGFYSIKLHGSPAPVRVYCDMSEGGGWTVIQRRISGTERFNRSWAEYKDGFGDMDAELGEFWLGNDNLYYITAQGNYSLRINLEDFDGNQRYAEYKNFKVADEKDHYRLTFGDYVGTAGDALSGSYQVGVSTWASHQGIKFSTYDQDNDNYMGNCAQEDKGGWWFNKCHAAHLNGLYYPNGHYNGLTDDGIVWYTWRGWWYSLKTSIMKLRPINFKIDAIDDPNAVRRSPPS from the exons ATGCAAGGCCCACTGGTGCTGCTCACTGGACTGTTGGTCATCACAGCTTGCTCTCGGTCTCTCTGT gcGTCAAACAGTTGCCAAGAGGAGGTGGCTCGTCTGCAGGAACGGGAGAAGCTTCTGAAGAGCCAGCTTCAGAAACaagaactcctcctacacaGATTGCAGCTGCCGAACAAACCTGGCAACAAGGACCAAACCAGAGCAGACCAGAGCCAGGACACCCAGTACACAG actgcTCCCAGCTGTTCAGTTCTGGCTCCAAATCCAGTGGTTTCTATAGCATCAAACTCCATGGCAGCCCTGCTCCAGTCAGAGTCTACTGTGATATGAGTGAAGGAGGTGGTTGGACTGTCATACAAAGACGGATCAGTGGAACAGAGAGATTTAACAG aTCGTGGGCAGAATATAAGGATGGCTTTGGAGACATGGATGCAGAATTGGGAGAATTTTGGCTCGGGAATGACAACCTGTATTACATCACAGCACAAG GGAATTATTCTCTACGGATTAACCTTGAAGACTTTGATGGAAATCAGCGCTATGCTGAGTACAAGAACTTCAAAGTGGCAGATGAAAAG gATCACTACCGACTTACCTTTGGAGATTATGTAGGTACAGCTGGAGATGCTTTGTCTGGAAGTTATCAGGTTGGTGTGTCAACGTGGGCCAGTCACCAGGGCATCAAATTCAGCACCTATGACCAGGACAACGATAACTACATGGGAAACTGTGCACAGGAAGACAAGGGAGGCTGGTGGTTCAACAA GTGTCACGCGGCCCATCTTAATGGCCTGTACTACCCCAATGGGCACTACAATGGGCTAACAGATGATGGTATAGTTTGGTACACTTGGAGAGGATGGTGGTACTCCCTGAAGACCAGCATCATGAAGCTGCGTCCCATCAACTTCAAAATTGATGCCATTGACGACCCCAATGCTGTTCGTCGCAGTCCACCTTCCTAG